In a genomic window of Sus scrofa isolate TJ Tabasco breed Duroc chromosome 4, Sscrofa11.1, whole genome shotgun sequence:
- the ZNF697 gene encoding zinc finger protein 697 isoform X2 — protein sequence MEQEDKQGVCGAQDSGDNGMGSDFENSEDGEGDSEERGMGSNPHDAAKTEGRPEQEMGSNPREEALRGHSEEKEVAPDICTGLLSEEEGVALREEEDDPSGVAEMAMFPGLSESDSISRSFREEEEEEESAGENRLEDEEEQPTPPVLPWRRHLSLGSRHRGDKPAHRRFRRLHHPMAVDLGELDSLMASIMDAPTICPDCGESFSPGAAFLQHQRIHRLAEAAAAASLEPFGFAGECGAVVGMMGVGVAGGFGAGPALARPPREKPFRCGECGKGFSRNTYLTNHLRLHTGERPNLCADCGKSFSWRADLLKHRRLHTGEKPYPCPECGEAFSLSSHLLSHRRAHAAASGAGPAALRPFACGECGKGFVRRSHLANHQRIHTGEKPHGCGECGKRFSWRSDLVKHQRVHTGEKPYMCSECGETFSVSSHLFTHKRTHSGERPYVCRECGKGFGRNSHLVNHLRVHTGEKPFRCGQCEKRFSDFSTLTQHQRTHTGEKPYTCIECGKSFIQSSHLIRHRRIHTGNKPHKCAGCGKGFRYKTHLAQHQKLHLC from the exons ATGGAACAAGAAGATAAGCAGGGCGTGTGCGGAGCCCAGGACTCAGGAGACAACGGGATGGGCTCTGATTTTGAGAACTCTGAAGATGGGGAAGGGGACTCGGAAGAAAGAGGAATGGGCTCCAACCCACATGACGCAGCCAAGACAGAAGGCCGCCCAGAGCAGGAGATGGGCTCCAACCCACGGGAGGAAGCTCTAAGAGGGCACTCGGAGGAGAAGGAAGTAGCGCCTGACATCTGCACAG GGCTGCTGAGTGAGGAAGAAGGGGTTGCTCTCCGGGAGGAAGAAGATGACCCTTCTGGAGTAGCTGAGATGGCGATGTTCCCGGGACTGTCTGAATCAGACAGCATTTCCCGGAGCTTccgggaagaggaggaggaggaggagagtgcAGGGGAGAACCGGCTGGAGGACGAAGAGGAGCAGCCGACCCCTCCCGTGCTTCCCTGGAGGCGGCACCTCTCCCTGGGGAGTCGGCACCGGGGCGACAAGCCTGCCCACCGTCGCTTCCGCCGGCTCCACCACCCCATGGCCGTGGACCTCGGAGAGCTCGACAGCCTGATGGCCAGCATCATGGACGCGCCCACCATCTGCCCCGACTGCGGGGAGAGCTTCAGCCCCGGCGCCGCCTTCCTGCAGCACCAGCGCATTCACCGCCTGGCGGAGGCCGCCGCGGCCGCCAGCCTGGAACCTTTCGGCTTTGCGGGCGAGTGCGGCGCGGTGGTGGGGATGATGGGCGTGGGCGTGGCCGGGGGCTTCGGGGCGGGGCCCGCGCTGGCCCGGCCCCCCCGCGAGAAGCCCTTCCGCTGCGGGGAGTGTGGCAAGGGTTTCAGCCGCAACACCTACCTGACCAACCACCTGCGGCTGCACACGGGCGAGCGGCCCAACCTCTGCGCCGACTGCGGCAAGAGCTTCAGCTGGCGCGCCGACCTGCTCAAGCACCGGCGCCTgcacacgggcgagaagccctACCCGTGCCCCGAGTGCGGCGAGGCCTTCAGCCTCAGCTcgcacctgctgagccaccgacGCGCGCACGCTGCGGCCAGCGGCGCGGGGCCGGCGGCGCTTCGGCCCTTCGCCTGCGGCGAGTGCGGCAAGGGCTTCGTGCGCCGTTCGCACCTGGCCAACCACCAGCGCAtccacacgggcgagaagccGCACGGCTGTGGCGAGTGCGGCAAGCGCTTCAGCTGGCGCTCGGACCTGGTGAAGCATCAGCGCGTGCACACGGGCGAGAAGCCGTACATGTGCTCCGAGTGCGGGGAGACCTTCAGCGTCAGCTCGCACCTCTTCACGCACAAGCGCACGCACTCGGGCGAGCGGCCTTACGTGTGCCGCGAATGTGGCAAGGGCTTCGGGCGCAACTCGCACCTGGTGAACCACCTGCGCGTgcacacgggcgagaagccctTCCGCTGCGGCCAGTGCGAGAAGCGCTTCAGCGACTTCTCCACGCTCACGCAGCACCAGCGCACGCACACGGGTGAGAAGCCCTACACCTGCATCGAGTGCGGCAAGAGCTTCATCCAGAGCTCGCACCTGATCCGCCACCGCCGCATCCACACCGGCAACAAGCCGCACAAGTGCGCGGGCTGTGGCAAGGGCTTCCGCTACAAAACGCACCTCGCGCAGCACCAGAAGCTGCACCTGTGCTAG
- the ZNF697 gene encoding zinc finger protein 697 isoform X1, which translates to MEQEDKQGVCGAQDSGDNGMGSDFENSEDGEGDSEERGMGSNPHDAAKTEGRPEQEMGSNPREEALRGHSEEKEVAPDICTAGLLSEEEGVALREEEDDPSGVAEMAMFPGLSESDSISRSFREEEEEEESAGENRLEDEEEQPTPPVLPWRRHLSLGSRHRGDKPAHRRFRRLHHPMAVDLGELDSLMASIMDAPTICPDCGESFSPGAAFLQHQRIHRLAEAAAAASLEPFGFAGECGAVVGMMGVGVAGGFGAGPALARPPREKPFRCGECGKGFSRNTYLTNHLRLHTGERPNLCADCGKSFSWRADLLKHRRLHTGEKPYPCPECGEAFSLSSHLLSHRRAHAAASGAGPAALRPFACGECGKGFVRRSHLANHQRIHTGEKPHGCGECGKRFSWRSDLVKHQRVHTGEKPYMCSECGETFSVSSHLFTHKRTHSGERPYVCRECGKGFGRNSHLVNHLRVHTGEKPFRCGQCEKRFSDFSTLTQHQRTHTGEKPYTCIECGKSFIQSSHLIRHRRIHTGNKPHKCAGCGKGFRYKTHLAQHQKLHLC; encoded by the exons ATGGAACAAGAAGATAAGCAGGGCGTGTGCGGAGCCCAGGACTCAGGAGACAACGGGATGGGCTCTGATTTTGAGAACTCTGAAGATGGGGAAGGGGACTCGGAAGAAAGAGGAATGGGCTCCAACCCACATGACGCAGCCAAGACAGAAGGCCGCCCAGAGCAGGAGATGGGCTCCAACCCACGGGAGGAAGCTCTAAGAGGGCACTCGGAGGAGAAGGAAGTAGCGCCTGACATCTGCACAG CAGGGCTGCTGAGTGAGGAAGAAGGGGTTGCTCTCCGGGAGGAAGAAGATGACCCTTCTGGAGTAGCTGAGATGGCGATGTTCCCGGGACTGTCTGAATCAGACAGCATTTCCCGGAGCTTccgggaagaggaggaggaggaggagagtgcAGGGGAGAACCGGCTGGAGGACGAAGAGGAGCAGCCGACCCCTCCCGTGCTTCCCTGGAGGCGGCACCTCTCCCTGGGGAGTCGGCACCGGGGCGACAAGCCTGCCCACCGTCGCTTCCGCCGGCTCCACCACCCCATGGCCGTGGACCTCGGAGAGCTCGACAGCCTGATGGCCAGCATCATGGACGCGCCCACCATCTGCCCCGACTGCGGGGAGAGCTTCAGCCCCGGCGCCGCCTTCCTGCAGCACCAGCGCATTCACCGCCTGGCGGAGGCCGCCGCGGCCGCCAGCCTGGAACCTTTCGGCTTTGCGGGCGAGTGCGGCGCGGTGGTGGGGATGATGGGCGTGGGCGTGGCCGGGGGCTTCGGGGCGGGGCCCGCGCTGGCCCGGCCCCCCCGCGAGAAGCCCTTCCGCTGCGGGGAGTGTGGCAAGGGTTTCAGCCGCAACACCTACCTGACCAACCACCTGCGGCTGCACACGGGCGAGCGGCCCAACCTCTGCGCCGACTGCGGCAAGAGCTTCAGCTGGCGCGCCGACCTGCTCAAGCACCGGCGCCTgcacacgggcgagaagccctACCCGTGCCCCGAGTGCGGCGAGGCCTTCAGCCTCAGCTcgcacctgctgagccaccgacGCGCGCACGCTGCGGCCAGCGGCGCGGGGCCGGCGGCGCTTCGGCCCTTCGCCTGCGGCGAGTGCGGCAAGGGCTTCGTGCGCCGTTCGCACCTGGCCAACCACCAGCGCAtccacacgggcgagaagccGCACGGCTGTGGCGAGTGCGGCAAGCGCTTCAGCTGGCGCTCGGACCTGGTGAAGCATCAGCGCGTGCACACGGGCGAGAAGCCGTACATGTGCTCCGAGTGCGGGGAGACCTTCAGCGTCAGCTCGCACCTCTTCACGCACAAGCGCACGCACTCGGGCGAGCGGCCTTACGTGTGCCGCGAATGTGGCAAGGGCTTCGGGCGCAACTCGCACCTGGTGAACCACCTGCGCGTgcacacgggcgagaagccctTCCGCTGCGGCCAGTGCGAGAAGCGCTTCAGCGACTTCTCCACGCTCACGCAGCACCAGCGCACGCACACGGGTGAGAAGCCCTACACCTGCATCGAGTGCGGCAAGAGCTTCATCCAGAGCTCGCACCTGATCCGCCACCGCCGCATCCACACCGGCAACAAGCCGCACAAGTGCGCGGGCTGTGGCAAGGGCTTCCGCTACAAAACGCACCTCGCGCAGCACCAGAAGCTGCACCTGTGCTAG